In Primulina eburnea isolate SZY01 chromosome 3, ASM2296580v1, whole genome shotgun sequence, one DNA window encodes the following:
- the LOC140826298 gene encoding uncharacterized protein — protein MDSQYSSSLNFELRIIQARNIDPKSSGDLFVRCYLPSGNKQRMVKLDTHHISPKSNLVWDQTYSLNCLSTEENSANLFKEEESIIFELRKRNPTPFLGSKLVGRAEVTWNECVESSRNMKIEKWVLMIPKSGRVHEDSKPAAVRIAVKIQDSVIDRGLRRWDGGCICMDGIGCNSCYLDYEFFALVSSLQAV, from the coding sequence ATGGATTCGCAGTATTCTTCTTCGCTAAACTTTGAACTAAGAATAATCCAGGCTAGAAATATCGATCCCAAATCGTCCGGAGACTTGTTCGTGAGATGCTATCTCCCCTCAGGAAACAAACAAAGAATGGTTAAACTAGACACCCACCATATCTCACCAAAATCCAACTTGGTTTGGGATCAAACTTATTCTTTAAATTGCTTGTCCACCGAAGAAAACTCTGCGAATTTATTTAAAGAAGAAGAAAGCATCATTTTTGAGCTGCGTAAGAGGAACCCGACACCATTTCTTGGCTCGAAACTTGTGGGAAGAGCTGAAGTTACATGGAATGAGTGTGTAGAATCATCAAGAAATATGAAGATTGAGAAATGGGTTTTGATGATTCCAAAGAGTGGACGTGTTCATGAAGATTCGAAGCCAGCAGCAGTTCGTATTGCTGTGAAAATTCAAGATTCTGTGATAGATCGAGGTTTGAGAAGGTGGGATGGAGGTTGTATTTGCATGGATGGTATTGGGTGTAATTCTTGTTATTTAGATTATGAGTTTTTCGCTCTGGTCTCATCTTTGCAAGCAGTGTAG